Proteins found in one Gammaproteobacteria bacterium genomic segment:
- the bioC gene encoding malonyl-ACP O-methyltransferase BioC, whose product MKNFGVGLLRQKDVRRSFNESATSYDEVAVLQREIGKRLLSRLEFMKVKPRCILDLGAGTGTLTAELVRKYRRAHVLGLDLAESMLHLARDKKPWLGSAHFVCGDAQSLPLADASVDMIISNLTLQWCSDLDQVFAEFRRVLRPGGVLLFSTLGPETLHELRASWREVDSYSHVNDFVDMRDVGDAMLRAGLIDPVMDRDGLTLTYQKLSGLVRDLKSLGAHNMTLGRARGLMGKGRWQALEQAYEGHRKEGVLPATYEVVYGHAWARLEEDKS is encoded by the coding sequence ATGATGAGGTAGCGGTATTGCAGCGAGAGATCGGTAAGCGTTTGCTATCTCGTCTTGAGTTTATGAAGGTCAAGCCACGATGTATTCTTGATCTGGGTGCGGGTACGGGTACACTCACTGCGGAACTGGTGCGTAAATATCGGCGTGCGCATGTGCTGGGTCTGGATCTGGCGGAGTCGATGTTACATCTGGCGCGGGATAAAAAGCCTTGGCTGGGCAGCGCGCATTTTGTCTGTGGCGATGCACAGTCTCTGCCTCTGGCAGATGCCAGTGTCGATATGATTATCTCTAATCTTACCCTGCAATGGTGTAGTGATCTCGATCAGGTGTTTGCTGAGTTTCGGCGTGTCCTGCGTCCGGGCGGGGTGTTGTTGTTTTCTACCTTGGGGCCGGAGACCTTGCATGAGCTGCGTGCCAGTTGGCGTGAGGTGGATAGCTATAGTCATGTGAATGACTTTGTTGATATGCGTGATGTGGGTGATGCTATGTTACGCGCTGGTTTGATTGATCCGGTGATGGATCGGGACGGGTTGACCCTGACCTATCAGAAGCTATCAGGGCTGGTGCGTGATCTTAAATCCCTGGGCGCGCATAATATGACTCTGGGTCGTGCGCGTGGTTTGATGGGCAAGGGTCGCTGGCAGGCACTGGAACAGGCCTACGAGGGGCATCGTAAAGAGGGGGTGTTACCCGCGACTTATGAGGTGGTCTATGGTCATGCCTGGGCACGACTTGAAGAGGATAAATCTTGA
- the bioD gene encoding dethiobiotin synthase has translation MEQVFITGTDTGVGKTRIAQQMLRDKMCQGLSTVAMKPVASGAQQGVDGVLWNEDALALMAASSLVLHYEQVNPYVFEPAIAPHIAAQQAGVEIDMAVIEDHWRAMSEQVDFALMEGVGGWQVPINLHKTMADLVKRLDIPVVLVVGLRLGCINHALLSYESIIRSGCECVGWVANSVEAGLVCEDEIVVTLERGIGVPMMDRIGYGVVPVP, from the coding sequence ATGGAACAGGTCTTTATTACCGGGACTGATACCGGGGTCGGCAAGACCCGGATTGCACAACAGATGCTCAGGGACAAGATGTGTCAGGGTCTATCCACGGTGGCAATGAAACCGGTTGCCAGTGGAGCACAGCAAGGTGTGGATGGTGTTTTGTGGAATGAGGATGCGCTGGCATTAATGGCGGCAAGCTCACTGGTTTTACATTATGAACAGGTGAATCCCTATGTCTTTGAACCCGCGATAGCCCCGCATATTGCCGCTCAACAAGCCGGTGTTGAGATTGATATGGCGGTGATTGAAGATCACTGGCGGGCGATGAGCGAACAGGTTGATTTTGCCTTGATGGAGGGGGTCGGTGGCTGGCAAGTGCCGATTAATCTACATAAAACCATGGCAGATCTGGTCAAGCGGCTGGATATCCCAGTAGTTCTGGTGGTTGGTTTGCGCCTGGGTTGTATCAATCATGCGCTATTAAGCTATGAGTCTATTATTCGCTCGGGTTGTGAATGCGTCGGCTGGGTGGCGAATAGTGTGGAGGCGGGGCTTGTCTGCGAGGATGAGATTGTGGTGACACTGGAGCGGGGTATTGGTGTGCCTATGATGGATCGGATTGGGTATGGGGTGGTGCCGGTGCCATAA
- a CDS encoding MerR family transcriptional regulator translates to MIKIGAAAKKLNTSIQTLRLYENNGLIKSQRTEGGTRVFNADTMERIQVIQTLNELGIPHKQLKLLADIRVNSLTGDEASHRVSDELSNLIASLSKLKDLVSNTLDDLTGTGEFVSNCYGCNKQPRRDICSQCALSTDLHKFKTTRLIWDQ, encoded by the coding sequence CGGAGCAGCGGCAAAAAAACTCAATACCAGCATCCAAACCCTACGCCTCTATGAAAATAATGGCCTGATAAAATCACAAAGAACAGAGGGAGGAACTCGTGTATTTAATGCAGACACCATGGAACGAATACAAGTCATACAAACCTTGAATGAGCTGGGCATACCTCATAAACAATTAAAATTATTAGCGGATATACGGGTAAACAGCCTCACGGGTGATGAAGCCAGTCATCGAGTATCAGACGAATTATCTAACCTTATCGCATCACTCAGCAAGCTAAAAGACCTTGTTAGCAATACCCTGGATGATCTAACAGGCACAGGAGAATTTGTCTCCAACTGTTATGGCTGCAATAAACAACCCAGGCGTGATATATGCAGTCAATGCGCGCTATCCACAGATCTGCATAAATTCAAAACCACCCGTCTGATATGGGATCAATAA